ATTGCCGTCAATGTTCCTACCTCTTGTGAAGGTGGGTTGATTTTCCGTCAACTTTCTTACATGAATTCATATGTTGTACAGTTATACCTCTGGTCTAGGTGTTTGGGTATCTATTGAGTTTGAATTTGTGCACATTGGATGATGTGTTTGTATTTTGTTCTGCTTCTTGCCTGGTGCAGGGGTAGGTTCACTAACAAAGCTTTAATCAAAAGTTTTCTACATGTGGTCTGACCTTAATCAAAGGTAGAAGTTTGGGTGTATTGGATGATGTGGAAATCAATGACCTCTTTTGTATTTTGTTAATGTTGTTGCATGATACAGAGGTTGCTTTGGTAATCaaaggttttctttttctttggtctgACCTTTATCAAAGGTTTATCCGAGTATGGGTCAATTGAATTTTGAGTTAATTAGATCTAAGTCCAAAATTCACACAACTTATTAGATTTAGTCcggttgattttttttgttaatcgcGGTCCTATGACTCAGCTACCATGTTggatttctttccatttctattTTGCTGACTCAACACCACCAATTTTCATTTTCGTGGATTCCGAATATACCCTTATTAAATACCGTAAGAGCTGAAAATACTATTTTCAATTGCATTGATTGTATACTTGATTAatttcaatgtaatcaatattctctttcttcttcttctggtctAGGTTAATTTCTTCCCCAATGAGTGTTATGCCAAACAACGAAGAGATGTCTTTGGCGGTTATAGTACCGATGAACTCCCCAAACATAAAACTTTTGTTTTGCTGGTTAAAACACTTCAAGAGAGCCACTATttccaaatcagattttttGCAAGAAGATTCTATTAATGTACCAATGTAATACGCCATAAACAAACGCCCAAATGGTGTTTTCTGGATCAAATCTAGTTTCTCTTGTGTTATGTATGCTCTAAGCTCATCCGTCATCACACGTCCAAACTTCAATAAATCACACCTGTACTCTAGATAGGGATACTCCTTCTATTAATAAACCAAACGAGCTAGCTAGCCTTATGGAGAATGAACCGGAGACGGTAGCTCCCATTCGAGGTGCTACAATACCCATTGTAACTTGGAGAGCTTATGTTATTGCTTTTAATTTGCACTTCATAGTGATCTTAAAACTCGGAATCAATAGCTCTCCAACTTCAAAAGCGAAGTACTTTGTTCTGATTAGGGACTTGTTATTTTGTTAATTACACTCGACCTTGAAACACCTCGGTTCTTGTTCAAGAATTAATCTAGCTAGAATAATATTTAGAAGCCTAACTTAGCCAGCTAGTTACCTGCCACCTAGAGCACCAACTGGTGAAGGTAGCTGATCCCTCATGACCTTACTGATGACCTTTTGCAACTTCTGGCTAGCACTACCCTGATCAGTAGCCAACTTATTGAGAGACCTTATTGTATGCTTCTTTTTCCCTTGCCTGCGGCGACGAATTTCTTTTTCTATGGAAGATACTGCATACTCCTCCAACAGAGACTGGTCGAAATCCCCTAGATCCTTCTTCTTGGTGAAATTCCACCAGTACTTAATGGCTATACTCTTCAAGTCGTCTGTGCTCAGTGCAAAGGCTTCGACTTTAGTGACAGGCTTAACCATTCTGGTTGAGATTGGTAAGTCCTTGTAAGAGCTAAACTTTGATGCCCAATTGAGAAGCTCTTCTGATCCATAGAAGTCCCCTTTCTCAAGAAACTCGGAACCAATTTTTCCACCTTTACCATTGGTCTTGTAGGTATGTACTGTGCCATGTGTGATGAAAATCATCTTATGGAGTGGCTCTCCCTCTTGAATAATGCAACTGTCCTCAGGATAGTCCACCGGCTCGAGGTGCTCACAGATTGCTTTCAGCAGTCTTACCCCCATAGTTTGAAGCATTGGCACCTAAGTTCAAGAAAAACTTTAGGTGTTAACCACTTAACTAGGCTAGGcctatagtctttcaataataaATTCTTAAAGGAAAATGCTTACTTTCTTAAGTGTAGCCAAACGAAGATAGCGCAAGATATATTTACTATGTGCTGAAGGAAGAACAGAGAGGATGTTCTCAACTTGAACATCATTGTTCTGTTCAAGTTTTTGTTGTATGAATTGCATTATCACTATCTTCAAATTGCTAGGCAGTCCTTTTCTAGATAGCCACAAATCAACCTCTAAGTTTTTCGTTTTCATCTTCCGTCTAATCTTCTCTGATCTTGTAGTTGCAAACTGCAAATATGTCTACAATATTCCACAACAAAAGTAAAGTAACATAGGTTTAGTTCATTAAATATATAGTACTAAAATGCATTTCTATGTACCATATGAGCATTAAGATATCATTAACCAGACACCAACCTGCAAATTTCCGATGAgatatataaacaatagcaaGCCTATAATGGAAATAAACACAGCAAAGAGGTTTTCCCATGCATAGGTACTTGTATGGAGGTTTTGACCAAGAGAGCTGCACAATTAATAAAAAATGCAGCAATTAGTATATAAGAACATCTATGGGTCATGAAGATATGTAAACAAAGCACAGAAAAAGTAAGATTATCAAACCTCAGATTTCGCAGCCCCCACCAGAAACAATTCAAGAATTTTTGAGGAAAATCAGTCGACTGCACTAGGCCGTAGTCAAGCGCATCAGCAAATATACCAAAATTAAAGGGCTTTCCTTTCATTTCTTCCGATAGGTTTATCGGACATTCTTTGTCTAACGATGGGATAGTTCTCAATCTATTTCGTGGTTCCCTACAACTAAAGGCACCAGGTTGACATCCCTTGTGACGTTGGCAAACAAAATGCCAACAATCCATCTCTCGTTGAATGGCAAAAAAGTACCAAAGAGCTCCGAGTACCTAAAAATCAAAAAGTTACTTAACAATTGAACTGCAAAGACATTTGCATGTATATGGAAAATATGAAAGAAATATAGCTAGGATCATTAATTAAGAAAAACTAGTACTTACATGACTTGCAAGGATGTatagaaagaaattgaaaacacCTTTAGTCCACATGCTTGCTTTATTAAGAGTTTTCTTACGTTCTCTGCACAATAAGTAAACAGGAAGAACGCGTGGGACAAATTGGAGCAAAATAAGAATGTCGAAAAGCCTCCTTTCTTTCGAACATACCGGACCCTTCATTTTCGAAAAGAAAACGAACATTCCCACCTGCAAATGGCAAGCATAGGTTCAACCAACTAGAAAGAGAGGGAAATT
This portion of the Rosa chinensis cultivar Old Blush chromosome 1, RchiOBHm-V2, whole genome shotgun sequence genome encodes:
- the LOC112183681 gene encoding cyclic nucleotide-gated ion channel 1, with amino-acid sequence MANPEVALDVQHTEEEKSQRSVTDEGDTRTTGGNSDSIHPPGWFSFNKIFNLKGKFLPMWNNMFVASCVFAVSFDPLFFYTPVINEKKKCVYFDTRLKVIALVLRLLTDHFYIADIIMRILISILKTKSSKASGVTTQAEAPNSKGKNVFAIAKRAWEKANRSYILIDILAILPIPQVGMFVFFSKMKGPVCSKERRLFDILILLQFVPRVLPVYLLCRERKKTLNKASMWTKGVFNFFLYILASHVLGALWYFFAIQREMDCWHFVCQRHKGCQPGAFSCREPRNRLRTIPSLDKECPINLSEEMKGKPFNFGIFADALDYGLVQSTDFPQKFLNCFWWGLRNLSSLGQNLHTSTYAWENLFAVFISIIGLLLFIYLIGNLQTYLQFATTRSEKIRRKMKTKNLEVDLWLSRKGLPSNLKIVIMQFIQQKLEQNNDVQVENILSVLPSAHSKYILRYLRLATLKKVPMLQTMGVRLLKAICEHLEPVDYPEDSCIIQEGEPLHKMIFITHGTVHTYKTNGKGGKIGSEFLEKGDFYGSEELLNWASKFSSYKDLPISTRMVKPVTKVEAFALSTDDLKSIAIKYWWNFTKKKDLGDFDQSLLEEYAVSSIEKEIRRRRQGKKKHTIRSLNKLATDQGSASQKLQKVISKVMRDQLPSPVGALGGR